The sequence GTCATGGCCGGTTACGTGGCCGACGAGCTGAACCGGGGTGTCTCCCTTATGACCGAGGGGCTGAGCCTGGGATTGGGCCTGGGCCTGCTGCTGGTGCTGACCTTGCAGCCACAGGGCCGGCGCTGACACATTTACACTGGTGCTCATGAGCGCCGAGCCCCCCACGCCCGCCCAGCAGAACGTGGACATCATCCGCATGGCGCAGCGCCTGGAACAGCGGCTGGCTGACCGGGGCGCGCTGGGCCGGGGCCTGGGCGAGTACGCCCGCTCCCTGCGGGGGCAGCTGCCGGATGAGGTGCTGCACGACATCATGAAAATCAACCGGGTACGCAATGACCTGGTGCACCGCAACATTGACCTGCCGCTCAGCCGCCGTGACCGCGAAAGTTTGCAGGCCAGCTACGAGCGGGCAGTGGAGCATTTGGGCCGCGGCGACCTGGAGGCCCGCTCTGGCCTGCGCGTGAATCCCTGGGCGCTGGCCGCAGCGGCAGCGTTGGTGTTGCTGCTGGTCTGGTTGGCCCTCACGCAGGGTCCGGTTTAGGCGAAGCTGCTGACTGGAGCGCTGCGTGGTGACTCCAGCAGGCGTATCCCAGCAACATGAAGGCCGCCAGCAAGGGCCAGCCGACTTCGCCAGACAGAGGAGCCAAAGCTGCTTCCGCGTCTGACAGGTCGCAGGTCAGCTCTGGTGCCCTGAGCCGCCAGGTTTGTTCATCTTGCCAGTGAAGCCACGCGCCAATCAGCGCCAAGCTGCCAGCCGCTGCGGTGGCCCAGGCCGCCTGTTGGCTGCCAGCCCGCCATAAGAGCCATAGCGCCGGCAGGGCATAGAGCGCCGGAAAGAGGTCGGGCAGCAGTGAGAGCGGCTGATCACTGAAACAAGGTGGCCTGCTCAGAGACAGCAGCATAAGATAGACCGGCAGCAGCAAATGCCCCAGCCCCAGGGCGTTTCTGGCGGCCAGTGAGCGTAAATGCGGGTCAGTCAGGCACAGTACGCCAGCCAGCGGCCACAGCAGCAATGGCGACAGGGCCACCACAGCGCCCAAAATGTCGGGCAGTGGAATCATCAGTCTAGTTGCCCGCGCAGCAGGTCGTCGTAGGTTTCGCGGCGTACCACTTCCCGCGCCTCGCCGTCTTTGACGAACACCACAGCGGGGCGCAGCATGGCGTTGTAGCGGCTGGACATGGCGTAGTGATACGCGCCCGTGCAGCTGACCGCCAGGAGGTCGCCGTGCCGTGGCTCTGGCAGCGGCTTGTCGCGGGCCACCACATCGCCCGACTCGCACAGCTTGCCCACCACCGTATAGGTGCCCTGCGGTGCGCCGTGCATCCGGTTGGCCAGCGCCACCTCGTAGTCGGCCCCATACAGCGCGGTGCGGAGGTGGTCGCTCATGCCGCCGTCTACCGACACGTAGTTCCGCACGCCAGGAATTTGCTTGACGGTGCCCACCGTATACAGCGTCCAGCCTGCTTCGCCCACGATGGAGCGGCCCGGCTCCAGCCACAGCTGCGGTAGCGGCAGGCGGTGCTCGGCGGCACCGGCCCGCAGTGCGGCGGCCACCTCGGCCAGAAGGTCTTCCAGGGGCTGCGGCTGGTCCGCTCCGGTGTAGCGGATGCCGAAGCCCCCGCCGATATTCAGCACCCGCGCCGCAAAGCCGCTGTGTTCACGCTCGCCGGCCAGCCAGGCCAGCACCCGCGCCAGCGCTGCCCGCGTCCCCTCGGTGCCGAAGATTTGCGAGCCGATGTGGAAATGCACGCCCAGCACGTCCAGCCACTCCGCTTGGAGCATGGCCCGCAGCGCTTCGCTGGCCTGACCGCTTGCCAGATTCAGGCCGAATTTGCTGTCTGCCGCGCCGGTCTGAATAAAGTCGTGGGTGTGCGCCTCCACGCCTGGCGTGACCCGCAGCAGGCAGCGTGCCCGCGTGCCAAGCTCGCCGGCCAGCGTGTTCAGCCGTGCCACCTCGTCCAGGCTGTCCACCACGTAGCAGCCCACGCCCGCTGCCAGCGCCCGGCGCAGCTCGCTGTCCAGCTTGTTGTTGCCGTGCAGGTGAATGTGGGCAGGGTCGAAGCCGGCCGCCAGCGCGGTATACAGCTCGCCGCCCGACACCACGTCCAGCCCCAGGCCCTCTTCGGCCATCAGGCGTGCCAGTGCCCGGCAGAGAAAAGCCTTGGACGCGTACGACACCTGATGGTCCAGCCCCGTTTTCTGCAAAGCGCGGTGGAACCGTCGGCACTGTTCACGAATCAGGGCCTCGTCGTAGACGAACAGCGGCGTGCCGAAGCGCTCGGCCAGCTCGGGCGCCGGCAGCCCGCCAATAACAAGTTCCCCGGCTGGATTGATGTGGGCGCTGCCGCTGAGGTGCATAGAAGGCAGTCTAGAGCAGTGCTCGGGAGTGACGTGCCGCCTGGCAAAGCCCCGGCCGTCCTCCATTCGTCTTGCCTGTTCGCGCGGCCGCTGGCGTAGCACAGGTCCAGACAGGCCGCCTGGGCAGAAAGTCTAGGCAGAAATTCTCCTCGCATTGCGGCATCGGTGGCTGTCCTAAGCTGAGGTGTGACCCAGGGCGCCGATGTTCCTTCTCCCGCAGCCGCCTCCTTGTCCGCCGACCCGGACCCGGTCAGTCTGGTGATTCGCCGCCGGGTGCGTCCCGGAAAGGAGGCCCGCTTCGAGGAGTTGGTGGGCGAACTGACGGCCCTGCTGGCCCAGGCGCCGGGACACCGGGGCACTGGCGTGATGCGCCCTGGCAGCGCCGGGCACCACTACACCCTGCTGGCCCGCTTCGATTCGGCCGCCAATGCCCAGGCCTGGGAAGAATCCCCCCAGCGGGCCGCCTGGCTGGTAGAGCTGGAGGGCGTGGTAGAAGAACAGCTGCCGCTGGAAAAACAGCCGGGGCTGGAATTCTGGTTCACCCCGCCCGAGGCGCCGACCCTCCGCCAACCGCCACGCTGGAAAATGGCGGTCGTGACCTTTCTGGTGCTGTTCCCGGTGGCGCAGCTGGTGGCTTTCCTGCTACACCCGCATTTCGGCAGTTGGCCGCCCCTGCTGCGGGCCGCGCTGCAATCGGCCGCCGTGGTAACCGTCATGACCTACATTTTCATGCCGCTGGGCACGCGCTTGGCTGCACCGTGGCTGCGGCGGTAGGAAAGGGGGTGTGGGCGGAGCATTAGTCAGCCAGACAGCCGCTTCTCGGCAGAAACTGTAGGCTTCCCGCACAGGTACACCTTGCACCTGAAGGAACCTAAACTGCCGTACGTGCCGGGAGAGGCCCATCCGTCCTGGACAGCTCAACTCCGCTGGCCTTGCTCAGACTGGGCGGGCAAACGCTCTGAACCTTCTGGCAGCGCCGTAGCAGAGCGGTGGACGCCGAAGCTTGAACGAATCAGGGGAGATGCTGGGTCCCACGCCGCGCAAGGTGGGGGATTCTCTTCGGCTGGATGACTACCTCGGACGTGAGCCGCCGGAATGTCAAACTGCTCCTATGCCTAGACATTTCGGTCACATTCCAGGCATTGTCCCGGGAGCAACGTTCGTAGACCGGCGGGAGTTGCGGGAAGCCGGTGTGCACCTGCCCACGCAGGCTGGCGTCAGCGGTTCGGCCACGGAGGGTGCCGATTCTATCGTGCTCTCGGGCGGTTATGAGGACGACGATGACCAGGGCTCGGTCATCGTGTACACCGGCGAGGGCGGGCGTGACCCGCTGAGCGGGCGGCAGGTCAAGCATCAACAACTGGTGCGCGGCAATTTGGCCCTGGCGGTCAGCCACCGGGACGGTCTGCCGGTCAGGGTGACACGCGGCAGTCGGCACACTTCCGCCTATTCTCCGGAGACGGGCTACCAGTACGCTGGCCTGTACCGGGTAGACGACCACTGGCGCGAGGAGGGCAAATCAGGCTTTTTCATCTGGCGCTTTCGGCTGCTGAGTCTGGAAAGCGCCTTCCAGCCTGAAGTCATCTCTGCGCCCT is a genomic window of Deinococcus proteolyticus MRP containing:
- the lysA gene encoding diaminopimelate decarboxylase; protein product: MHLSGSAHINPAGELVIGGLPAPELAERFGTPLFVYDEALIREQCRRFHRALQKTGLDHQVSYASKAFLCRALARLMAEEGLGLDVVSGGELYTALAAGFDPAHIHLHGNNKLDSELRRALAAGVGCYVVDSLDEVARLNTLAGELGTRARCLLRVTPGVEAHTHDFIQTGAADSKFGLNLASGQASEALRAMLQAEWLDVLGVHFHIGSQIFGTEGTRAALARVLAWLAGEREHSGFAARVLNIGGGFGIRYTGADQPQPLEDLLAEVAAALRAGAAEHRLPLPQLWLEPGRSIVGEAGWTLYTVGTVKQIPGVRNYVSVDGGMSDHLRTALYGADYEVALANRMHGAPQGTYTVVGKLCESGDVVARDKPLPEPRHGDLLAVSCTGAYHYAMSSRYNAMLRPAVVFVKDGEAREVVRRETYDDLLRGQLD
- a CDS encoding antibiotic biosynthesis monooxygenase; translated protein: MTQGADVPSPAAASLSADPDPVSLVIRRRVRPGKEARFEELVGELTALLAQAPGHRGTGVMRPGSAGHHYTLLARFDSAANAQAWEESPQRAAWLVELEGVVEEQLPLEKQPGLEFWFTPPEAPTLRQPPRWKMAVVTFLVLFPVAQLVAFLLHPHFGSWPPLLRAALQSAAVVTVMTYIFMPLGTRLAAPWLRR
- a CDS encoding YDG/SRA domain-containing protein — protein: MPRHFGHIPGIVPGATFVDRRELREAGVHLPTQAGVSGSATEGADSIVLSGGYEDDDDQGSVIVYTGEGGRDPLSGRQVKHQQLVRGNLALAVSHRDGLPVRVTRGSRHTSAYSPETGYQYAGLYRVDDHWREEGKSGFFIWRFRLLSLESAFQPEVISAPSAAAVRREMVTVQRLVRDTAEARRIKALYGFRCQVCGEALQTSAGPYAEAAHIRPLGAPHHGPDHAGNLLRLCPNHHVLFDFGTWSIADDFGLIGLPGKLMVHPEHQIDPAQLAYHRARYFQP